A genomic segment from Bradyrhizobium diazoefficiens USDA 110 encodes:
- a CDS encoding citrate-proton symporter — MARQLTRERLEPVPSPADEGLTRRAVLGATIGNMLEFYDFGTYSFFAIQIGQAFFPATDQFASLMLSLGTFGAGFVTRPIGSIVLGSYSDRVGRRPAMTASFAMMSVAVLLLAITPSYETIGFAAPLLAIFARLLQGFALGGEVGPTTAYLMEAAPAKARGLAVSFQPASQQVAATAGALVGEILSLTMTSEALNAYGWRIALLLGAVTLPFGLWLRSVLPETFLRPEAPVLVTRPVRRSPAARRIMSLGFVILASCTITTYVTGYMTTYALNTLHVSAPLAFGATLISNMAGIAAALLGGLLADRAGRRRVMIWPQAAALLMIYPVFLWIAESRSAFALLGGLGTLTLIGTVPYSAFYVSMAESLPRNIRGGAFGTTYAFAIGIFGGTAQLVVTWLIYLTGSALAPAWYMLFASAAGLFAMVMMPETAPLNFERNHRRTSVTARSPP; from the coding sequence ATGGCGAGGCAATTAACTCGAGAGAGGCTGGAGCCGGTCCCCAGTCCGGCAGACGAAGGCTTAACGCGCCGGGCGGTGTTGGGCGCCACCATCGGCAATATGCTCGAATTCTACGACTTCGGCACCTATAGCTTTTTCGCAATACAGATCGGTCAGGCGTTCTTCCCGGCAACCGACCAGTTCGCCAGCCTCATGCTGTCACTCGGAACCTTCGGCGCGGGTTTTGTGACCAGGCCAATCGGGTCCATCGTGCTCGGCTCCTATTCGGATCGGGTTGGCCGCCGGCCTGCCATGACCGCCAGCTTTGCTATGATGAGCGTCGCGGTCCTATTATTGGCCATTACGCCATCGTACGAGACAATAGGATTTGCCGCTCCGTTGCTAGCCATCTTCGCACGCTTGCTGCAGGGCTTTGCTCTCGGAGGCGAAGTCGGTCCAACGACAGCCTACTTGATGGAAGCGGCACCAGCCAAAGCCCGCGGTCTTGCTGTCTCCTTTCAGCCCGCGAGCCAACAGGTCGCTGCGACGGCTGGAGCGTTGGTTGGAGAAATACTCTCGCTCACCATGACAAGTGAGGCGCTCAATGCATACGGATGGCGGATCGCGCTGTTGCTCGGCGCCGTTACTTTGCCGTTCGGACTTTGGCTGCGGAGCGTCCTACCCGAAACGTTTCTCCGCCCGGAGGCGCCGGTTCTGGTCACCCGGCCTGTAAGGCGATCGCCCGCCGCTCGCCGCATCATGAGCTTGGGATTCGTCATCTTGGCCAGCTGCACGATCACTACTTACGTTACGGGATATATGACCACCTACGCCTTGAACACCCTCCACGTATCCGCGCCTCTCGCCTTCGGCGCCACGCTCATCAGCAATATGGCAGGCATTGCTGCGGCGCTGTTGGGCGGCCTGCTCGCCGACCGCGCAGGCCGCCGGCGCGTCATGATATGGCCGCAGGCAGCTGCGTTGCTGATGATCTATCCGGTATTCTTGTGGATTGCAGAGAGCCGCAGCGCCTTCGCACTTTTAGGAGGCCTCGGCACGCTCACCCTTATCGGAACGGTTCCGTATAGCGCCTTCTACGTAAGCATGGCCGAGAGTTTGCCCAGGAACATTCGTGGTGGCGCCTTCGGGACGACTTACGCTTTTGCCATAGGCATTTTCGGAGGCACAGCTCAACTGGTCGTCACATGGCTGATCTACTTGACCGGGAGCGCACTCGCGCCCGCCTGGTACATGCTTTTCGCGAGCGCGGCCGGGCTCTTTGCCATGGTGATGATGCCGGAGACGGCGCCACTCAATTTCGAGCGAAACCATAGACGAACATCTGTAACGGCACGATCGCCGCCCTAG
- a CDS encoding transposase, whose amino-acid sequence MKPDARVCDVARRYGVKAQQLTTWRRLARAGRLALVTDDAADFVSIELSDPVASGKSEGPSRLRLARFRSAWMRTCRRCGSRRS is encoded by the coding sequence ATGAAGCCCGACGCCCGGGTATGTGATGTCGCACGGCGTTATGGTGTGAAGGCCCAGCAGTTGACGACGTGGCGCAGATTGGCGCGTGCTGGCCGGCTCGCATTGGTCACGGACGACGCGGCGGATTTCGTGTCGATCGAGCTGAGCGATCCAGTGGCGTCAGGCAAGAGCGAGGGCCCGTCGAGATTACGATTGGCAAGGTTTCGGTCCGCCTGGATGCGGACGTGTCGGCGGTGCGGATCGCGGAGATCGTGA